The window GTCACAACTGGTCCTTTTAATACCGACGTCGGCGATGCAATGGTAAGTTCTTTATCCACAGCTGACGGCAGCGATGTACTTGCGAGTCCCTTATTAGGATCAGGTGAGATGGGTGATGTAATCGGTGGATTAACATACCCAACTGGCACATCAGGTGATGTAATGTAACGCCTTGGCTTAGGTGATACTAAGTTTATCATTGGAGATGTACTGAAACGCTTTGGCGAGGTTATCCATGGTCTTAAGGATGAACGATCGATATTAGGCGACGTTATCGAAGACTTAGTTGTAGGAATGTATACAGGAGACGTAAGCGAAGTCTGCGATGTGGAAATATATAATGGAGAGGTAAACGATTGCGAGGAGGCAATATATACGGGAGATGTTATCGGAGACTTTAAGGCGGTGTTTATGGGAGAAGTTATTGACGGCCTTAATGGGACAGTATTTACGGGAGATTTAATCGAAGATTTTGATGGGGCAGTGTTTACGGGAGAAGGTATTGATTGTTTTGATGAGGCGGTATTTACGGGAGAAGTAATTGAAGTTTTTAATGAGGTAATATTTACGGGAGATCTAATCGGAGTCTCTGATGAGGTAGTATTTATTGGAGAGGTTATCGAAGGCTTTACTGATGCAGTATTTACGGAAGACTTTAATGATGCAATATTTACGGGAGAAGTCATTGAAGTCTTTAATAAGGCGGAATTTACGAGAGCAGTCATGGAAGACTTTTGTGAGAAGGTATTTACGGGAGAAGTCATCGAAGATTTCGATGAGGCGGTATTAATGGGAGAAATCATAGACGGATTTAATGAGATAGTATTTAAGGGAGAAGTTATAGAAGCTTTTGATGAGGCGGCACTTATGGGAGAAATCCTAGACGGCGTTAATGAGGTAGTATTTACGGGAGATGTAATCAAAGACTGTGATGGGGCGATATTTACGGGAGAAGTAATGGAAGACTTCGGTGAGGCAGTATTCAAGGGGAAAGTCGTGGAAGACTTCAATAAGGCAGTATTTACGGGAGAAGTCAATGAAGTCCCTGATGAGGGAGTATTTACGGGAGATGTTATCTTAGTCTCCGATGGGGCAGTATTTACGGGAGAGGTAATCAAAGgttttaataaagtattatttacgGGAGAAGTCAATGAAGTCCCGGATGAGGGAGTATTTACGGGAGATGTTACCGTAGTTTCTGATGGGGCAGTATTTACGGGAGAGGTAATAGAAGGCTTTAATAAGGCTGTATTGACGGGAGAAGTCAATAAAGGCTCAGATGAGACAGTATTTAAAGGAGATATTATCTTAGTCTCTGATGGGTCAGTATTTACGGGAGAGCTAACAGAAGGCTTCAATAAGACAGTATTTACGGGAGATGTAATTGAAGACTTTAATGAGGGAGTATTTACTGGAGGTGTTATCGAAGACTCTGATTGGGCAGTATTTACGGGAGAGGTAATCGAAGGGTTTAATATGGCAGTATTTACGGGAGAAGTCAATGAAGTCCCTGATGAGGGAGTATCTACTGGAGATGTTATCTTAGTCTCCGATGGGGCAGTATTTACGGGAGAGGTAATAGAAGGCTTTGATGAGGCGGTATTTACGGGAGAATTTAATGACGACCCTGATGAGGGAGTATTTACGGGAGATGTTATCTTAGTCTCCGATGGGGCAGTATTGACGGGAGAGGTAATAGAAGGCTTTGATGAAGCGGTATTTACGGGATATTTCATTAAAGACTTTGAAGAGGCGGTACTTACAGGAGAAGTCATCGATAACTTCGAGGAGGCGGTATTTACGGGAGAAGTCATCGAAGCCTTTGATGAGCCAGTATTTACGTCACATGTAATCGAAGGCTCTGATGAGGCAGCATTTATGGGAGAAGTAATCAAGTGTTTTGTGCTTTCAAATGCTTGGGAACCAGCaggttttgatttttgatttacaGTGAGATTTTCTGAGATCGGCGAAGTCATTAAATGTTTCTGTGATTCACTTACACCGATTACTGGCGATGGCTTCATCGAACGCTTGGAATATGTTATTACATTCTCCTTTGACTTAATAGTTATCACGGGTGATGAAGCTCCATCAGGCGTCGGTGATTCTACAACGGGATCCGGGGATTCTATAACGGGTTCCGGTGATGTTAACGGCAGTTCAGGAGATTCCGAAGACCCCGGTGGCGATGTGTATATAGCAATTAAAGGAGTATCAGGTAATTCCGGTGATGTCATGGAGCATGTAACCTCAGACGATGGGGCAAGTGACGTAATTGGCTTTGGTGATGGAATGGATACATAAACTGGCTCCATAAGCGTACTACTCATTGTGTGAcattcaatattactaacacaGTCGACTTCTAAATCAAATTCTTCCTTTTGAGATGTGATATTTTCATCAGTTATATCCATTACATTCTGATCTGTTGAGTTCATACTTGTGTCAACAGCGATCGGTTCAGGAATTATTTCTTCAGACTCAACAGCACTGCTGACGCTCTCTTCTCCTATAGATGTTTCCATATGAGGTGTGAGTTGAGTTTCAGATGTTGTCAAATGTTGCTTCTCACTCGTCTCCATAACTATAGACTCCCCAGCTATATTCTCATTACACTCCATGCTACTGTCGATATTACGATCATTGTTAGTCTCATGTGTACACTCAATGTTACTGCCGGCTGTGGTGTTGGCGCTAGATATTACATTCTTGTCACCTGACTTTGACGCATTTAGTTCAGCCATTACCTTTACAGCCTTTTCATAGACATCTTTGTCGTTTAGTGACGCTGAAGTATCaccaaataattttacaaattttttcTCTAGCAGCAATGGTTTCGGTTTTAGACGATGTTTTCGCCTAGGtgattcttttttaattttgcataaCTGTGTCTCACATCTCTTTCTATACTTAACTAAATTAGTTAactttgtagatttttttactcttctgtttggtgattcattttttccttttatgatcTCGACGTTTTCGAGTTCTGGAGATATCACATTTTCTTCATCATCTTGTCCTATGCTTAGACTCGGTTCTGTTTGTTTAGCAGGCACAGCCTGACGTCGTTTACTTCTTAACTCTTCTATGTCTTTTGCTGTAAAGATTTGGTCAGACAATATTCTAATTCTGTTCGCTGGTGTAACTGGCAAAGGCTGTGATATCTCTACAACCTGCAAATCTACATTTGCATGAGATTCATTATTAACTTGGGGACTGGTACTGACATCCATATTGTCTGAATTAAATTGCTTATCATGTGAAGgtctaatatttatatcaatatcaTTAACTAAGTTACAGTCTTTGTTTTGATTTAGCACCATATCATCcattgataatatatttttgtctaaatTATAGAAGTCTTCCTGCAGGTTAACTACAGCATTAATTGCTGCTACGGCAGCTTCAGCTCTGGTTATAGCTGTTTCTTCCTTGACTGCAAGTTCTTGTTCTCTTTCACGTACTCTTTGTTCCCTTATTGCAATCACCTGTTCTCTGCTTGCTACGGCTTGTTCTCTTGACGCCGCTGCCTGCTCCCTTGCTACTGCTGCTTGTTCCCTTGCTACTAACACCTGCTCATCTAATGTTATTGTCTGTTTCTTTGCTGTCATTATGTCTGCAAACAAGGGCCTACAAATGTTTCCGGCTTGTATGTCGTGAATACGATTGGGCCGCGGCGTTGGTGGTGTTATAGGCATAGGCGAAACGGGTTTGGCATTTAATTTCATAGCTACTAGTATCTTTTCTACTTCATCGTTAGTATCACAGTCTTCGCTATAATGTTTACTGCTATTTATTTCTAAGCATTCTTCTTCCGGTGTTCTCTGTACGCGTATGTGAGGTACATTATGCAAATTAACACCCTTATCACCACCAGAATCTCTTTCATTTTCCGCCTTCTCAATATTAATTCTTGTCTGTGTGCGCTTATTACTTTGTTTCACTAATCTTTTAATTGGGCTTGTACCAATGTCAACCATCATTGTTGTAATTGGACTAGTTGATACCGATTTCATTGTATTGAATATGATGGGACTGACTGACCTATCAGTAGTTACCACTGAATCAGATGCTGGACTGCTTGACTTATCATTAATCTCTTGGGTAAATGGTATTGGACTTGTAGCAGTTTCAACTAATTTAGAGTTCCATTTACTTCTTATAGTCTCAGCTTTAATAGGAGATAAATAGTATTCTGGACTTTGCAAACATGTATCGGCGTCTGAAGAGGCCAGGGAAGATCCCCGACCCGTATCAACCTCATTCATGCAATCATTATCTGATTCAGggcattgaatatatttatttgatgaagAACAACTCCCattctgaaaacaaaattaagaaattaagaCTTACACTATTTTTATGCTAACTCCTTTAATACATTTCAGTAAAGTCAGTTTTTCTCATATCAACCTGTAGTTCAGTTTGAAGTATATCTTCTTTGTGGTGTTGTAACAGACTGCCGTTATCATTGCTATCGCTGTCGTCGTCAGCATTGAAGGAATCATCgtttttcagttttttaaaCCTCCATAATAGTTctttatattttgcttttaacttTTCTGAAAACGAAAAAGATATTATTGACTATCTATATTTACTAACAGGACGAGATAATGGCCGTCGTATATCAAATTAACTTACTTTTATCATTTATCAATTCAGATACTTGTTTTTCCAAAACTTCATTCTTTTTGTCAGCAGCTGATGTTTTACTCTCCCCATTCTTTGACTTCTCAAGCCTTGCTATCATTCGCTCAGCATCTTTGTTGGTACTTTCTAAATATTCTATCTTCTTTTGTTGCTCCTTTGTCAATTGCTGTAATTGTTACATTATgtcaatgttaataaaattaagaataagctaaaatatatacattactaaaataaatatgtaataggtaccaattaattattatttattttacttatatattttttgtatatctcTGTATTCCCAAAAATCTTCCACAATTTATTGAACAAgtgaaaatttcaaaattaaaaccaaatCAAGAAGGACTTGTGAATGTACTTAGTTAGTAttgataaaaatctatatttatcaTTTGTAATGGTTTGAGCTAGTTGCATCATTACCTTTAATCAATTTTACTTATCAGAATTGCTTTGTGTACAAAGATAACAATGCTTTATACATTCacttgtgtttatttttgtgaaatctAACAAATAACAAAAGCCTTAGCTAGCAGGGTAACATAACATATGGGACAGTGGCTCAAAGTCACTTTTCATtcctatattatattgtttatcaaTATCAACAGGTTTCATACTGGGTGGTATATGTTAAGATAGCATTGTATGGGTAATATAAATTGATTCATGGGTTTCATTTGCCACTTAACAAGTGTTTGGGAAAAATTACCATTTATACACCAAATAACTAGGTACTACATCTTTTTGTTCAGTCTGTAAAAAAATGCTGCTAAATAAGATTCAGCCTtatagtttgacaacttagtagacagACTTAGGAGGCAGAATTTATCtagattacaattaatatttctgaatatttccaaaataaaacagCTGTATGCAACAGGCCACTGTATAACACTGAGGGACACTTagtgttctaaattctgaattttgtatggTTCCGCCAGCAGCAAACCTTGTATataaggctctctacaaagttgttacACTATAGGATGAGAGTCGTATTTTTAGAgagaaaattaaattacctCTAGCTGTGCCGTATGTGATTGTAAAGCTTCATACTGGTTAATTGCTTTGGATTTTGCAGTATCATTTGTTCTATTAACAACTGTTAACTCTTGTAGTGCCTGAAACAGTTACATATTACATAATACTTATTAGCCAGTCATGATAAATACAACAATGCTCTTTGCTTTCACAGTGCCAAAATACCTGATGACGATTATATGAACATTTTCCAAGCAATGGAACCAAAAAATTTAATTAGGTTGGATCCCATCACCTCCACCACATAttctaataatatgttttaaaatcttcATAAAGACTTCTTTATAACCAAAAGAAGAGAAGACAGAAGTTGCATTCTGGCTTATTTACAAGTTGGGGGTGTGAACTTGGCTCTACAAGAACTGAGTTTCCATAATCTTCTTCTGGCTGTGTTTGCTAATAAATGTGAGTttcaataataagtatttagtaaTACTCACATTCTCTAATCTTGAGCATGTTTCTAGGGCCTCTTTGTAATCCTTACTGGCTTTTAAACGTTCTTGATTAGCAGCATCTAGGTTCTTTATTGTTTCATCTAGCACATGCTTTTGAAGATTATAGCTGTTTATCAGTAtgctgaaataaaaaagtaatgtttaaGTGATGAGACTATTTTATAATGTGACCATAATTCCCAATATCTCCAGCAAGAACAAAAAATTCAACTTCATATaactttgatatatttttgtaatgggTATCGCTATAATAATAGACAAAAAAATTCACTTTTTCTTTCAATTCACACTCATTTTACACTGCCctgaagataaataaaaaaatactcacttTGCTCTAGTAATCCTCTTCTTCACTTGATTTATTTGTGGTGTTGCAGGCACTAATGAGATAACTAGTGGCTGCAGGgtaacaaaatacataatattattatcattgtcatcaattaaattcatatgagaaaaagcttttaaaaatatttagacaataacaaataataacataaatgcTTTTGTTTAGTACTATTTCTACTTGATTTGTTTGCCAGATATGTTTTCACAGCTCTAGTCTTCTTTGATGCCAATCTTTATCAACTATACCCTCATACTTATGACACAATTTACTGCAAAACTAACATTAAATTTGCAATACACATTGTAAACAGCAGTTTGAATTGAGGACTGATATCTGTAATGCAGGCTACCAAATTATCTGGTATTGCAAGTGACATGAAGAATGGTAGCCCACCACTGCCGTGTACCACAGTTTCTACATATATATCACATTTCTATACCACTAATCCATATCCACATTACTATCCTAATTTCCCCTCAAAATTTTCTTCGTAGGATACAGAAGCAGGTTAACGTCAGGCGAGCGGCCGGTCGTAAAACCACACACG of the Anticarsia gemmatalis isolate Benzon Research Colony breed Stoneville strain chromosome 3, ilAntGemm2 primary, whole genome shotgun sequence genome contains:
- the LOC142987474 gene encoding uncharacterized protein LOC142987474 isoform X2, with the translated sequence MTSNKIPLVISLVPATPQINQVKKRITRANILINSYNLQKHVLDETIKNLDAANQERLKASKDYKEALETCSRLENALQELTVVNRTNDTAKSKAINQYEALQSHTAQLEQLTKEQQKKIEYLESTNKDAERMIARLEKSKNGESKTSAADKKNEVLEKQVSELINDKKKLKAKYKELLWRFKKLKNDDSFNADDDSDSNDNGSLLQHHKEDILQTELQNGSCSSSNKYIQCPESDNDCMNEVDTGRGSSLASSDADTCLQSPEYYLSPIKAETIRSKWNSKLVETATSPIPFTQEINDKSSSPASDSVVTTDRSVSPIIFNTMKSVSTSPITTMMVDIGTSPIKRLVKQSNKRTQTRINIEKAENERDSGGDKGVNLHNVPHIRVQRTPEEECLEINSSKHYSEDCDTNDEVEKILVAMKLNAKPVSPMPITPPTPRPNRIHDIQAGNICRPLFADIMTAKKQTITLDEQVLVAREQAAVAREQAAASREQAVASREQVIAIREQRVREREQELAVKEETAITRAEAAVAAINAVVNLQEDFYNLDKNILSMDDMVLNQNKDCNLVNDIDINIRPSHDKQFNSDNMDVSTSPQVNNESHANVDLQVVEISQPLPVTPANRIRILSDQIFTAKDIEELRSKRRQAVPAKQTEPSLSIGQDDEENVISPELENVEIIKGKNESPNRRVKKSTKLTNLVKYRKRCETQLCKIKKESPRRKHRLKPKPLLLEKKFVKLFGDTSASLNDKDVYEKAVKVMAELNASKSGDKNVISSANTTAGSNIECTHETNNDRNIDSSMECNENIAGESIVMETSEKQHLTTSETQLTPHMETSIGEESVSSAVESEEIIPEPIAVDTSMNSTDQNVMDITDENITSQKEEFDLEVDCVSNIECHTMSSTLMEPVYVSIPSPKPITSLAPSSEVTCSMTSPELPDTPLIAIYTSPPGSSESPELPLTSPEPVIESPDPVVESPTPDGASSPVITIKSKENVITYSKRSMKPSPVIGVSESQKHLMTSPISENLTVNQKSKPAGSQAFESTKHLITSPINAASSEPSITCDVNTGSSKASMTSPVNTASSKLSMTSPVSTASSKSLMKYPVNTASSKPSITSPVNTAPSETKITSPVNTPSSGSSLNSPVNTASSKPSITSPVNTAPSETKITSPVDTPSSGTSLTSPVNTAILNPSITSPVNTAQSESSITPPVNTPSLKSSITSPVNTVLLKPSVSSPVNTDPSETKIISPLNTVSSEPLLTSPVNTALLKPSITSPVNTAPSETTVTSPVNTPSSGTSLTSPVNNTLLKPLITSPVNTAPSETKITSPVNTPSSGTSLTSPVNTALLKSSTTFPLNTASPKSSITSPVNIAPSQSLITSPVNTTSLTPSRISPISAASSKASITSPLNTISLNPSMISPINTASSKSSMTSPVNTFSQKSSMTALVNSALLKTSMTSPVNIASLKSSVNTASVKPSITSPINTTSSETPIRSPVNITSLKTSITSPVNTASSKQSIPSPVNTAPSKSSIKSPVNTVPLRPSITSPINTALKSPITSPVYIASSQSFTSPLYISTSQTSLTSPVYIPTTKSSITSPNIDRSSLRPWITSPKRFSTSPMINLVSPKPRRYITSPDVPVGYVNPPITSPISPDPNKGLASTSLPSAVDKELTIASPTSVLKGPVVTSKPPAANMESAMSSNIPPIANKEPAVCTLTTSATNKPTVTCNKLAVNIHRLPEQCSVVLNKDPKLAQFALHSINADKQNRQMIKDTNKIEEQSRKRKLFATDTGIDCKRVMHCAQQLSAEEFLDVNSETIAKEMSTPIIAKNKEKDKDKEESSCPIKDSILCRMIENYGVVTVKPFYRIVPDAISRPICEKIEAEVSKINEMASGKEQAMEKFVMDLQKYNYKHFVIGLMKYLTKPDRKLELFSKTSALLAPAMTKSEEVLLYVIRRLRTYWQPVDIVNLILTDIEYVLFQLNRTPEFDVIESASHFFALVCRYFKKLKRLRMFMLDAMYCIQFKAVPLVKQCLEVWRNVIPLAHMSKARTPIVTCLVYLLHFYKCDDRYNRVQDIRNILHRKYHYEIMEWNERKMLDMFRNAIKELKDIPLQRKMLRLALIILAKRHGPRWTQKNIIKNLIQPLIEKETTPLVVREFCLSAIGCLMKPYPIDMKVHCEIAINQLMDILKTSTCQRIDEAVISSLVMLSRHNHLRINEMLAGRKMQKMSTEVEQLIRDYIRTKPIKMWKDILPKIPVLSVEI
- the LOC142987474 gene encoding uncharacterized protein LOC142987474 isoform X1, with the protein product MNVTQEDALNNFDIGYLNQHIPNKPVTPPLVISLVPATPQINQVKKRITRANILINSYNLQKHVLDETIKNLDAANQERLKASKDYKEALETCSRLENALQELTVVNRTNDTAKSKAINQYEALQSHTAQLEQLTKEQQKKIEYLESTNKDAERMIARLEKSKNGESKTSAADKKNEVLEKQVSELINDKKKLKAKYKELLWRFKKLKNDDSFNADDDSDSNDNGSLLQHHKEDILQTELQNGSCSSSNKYIQCPESDNDCMNEVDTGRGSSLASSDADTCLQSPEYYLSPIKAETIRSKWNSKLVETATSPIPFTQEINDKSSSPASDSVVTTDRSVSPIIFNTMKSVSTSPITTMMVDIGTSPIKRLVKQSNKRTQTRINIEKAENERDSGGDKGVNLHNVPHIRVQRTPEEECLEINSSKHYSEDCDTNDEVEKILVAMKLNAKPVSPMPITPPTPRPNRIHDIQAGNICRPLFADIMTAKKQTITLDEQVLVAREQAAVAREQAAASREQAVASREQVIAIREQRVREREQELAVKEETAITRAEAAVAAINAVVNLQEDFYNLDKNILSMDDMVLNQNKDCNLVNDIDINIRPSHDKQFNSDNMDVSTSPQVNNESHANVDLQVVEISQPLPVTPANRIRILSDQIFTAKDIEELRSKRRQAVPAKQTEPSLSIGQDDEENVISPELENVEIIKGKNESPNRRVKKSTKLTNLVKYRKRCETQLCKIKKESPRRKHRLKPKPLLLEKKFVKLFGDTSASLNDKDVYEKAVKVMAELNASKSGDKNVISSANTTAGSNIECTHETNNDRNIDSSMECNENIAGESIVMETSEKQHLTTSETQLTPHMETSIGEESVSSAVESEEIIPEPIAVDTSMNSTDQNVMDITDENITSQKEEFDLEVDCVSNIECHTMSSTLMEPVYVSIPSPKPITSLAPSSEVTCSMTSPELPDTPLIAIYTSPPGSSESPELPLTSPEPVIESPDPVVESPTPDGASSPVITIKSKENVITYSKRSMKPSPVIGVSESQKHLMTSPISENLTVNQKSKPAGSQAFESTKHLITSPINAASSEPSITCDVNTGSSKASMTSPVNTASSKLSMTSPVSTASSKSLMKYPVNTASSKPSITSPVNTAPSETKITSPVNTPSSGSSLNSPVNTASSKPSITSPVNTAPSETKITSPVDTPSSGTSLTSPVNTAILNPSITSPVNTAQSESSITPPVNTPSLKSSITSPVNTVLLKPSVSSPVNTDPSETKIISPLNTVSSEPLLTSPVNTALLKPSITSPVNTAPSETTVTSPVNTPSSGTSLTSPVNNTLLKPLITSPVNTAPSETKITSPVNTPSSGTSLTSPVNTALLKSSTTFPLNTASPKSSITSPVNIAPSQSLITSPVNTTSLTPSRISPISAASSKASITSPLNTISLNPSMISPINTASSKSSMTSPVNTFSQKSSMTALVNSALLKTSMTSPVNIASLKSSVNTASVKPSITSPINTTSSETPIRSPVNITSLKTSITSPVNTASSKQSIPSPVNTAPSKSSIKSPVNTVPLRPSITSPINTALKSPITSPVYIASSQSFTSPLYISTSQTSLTSPVYIPTTKSSITSPNIDRSSLRPWITSPKRFSTSPMINLVSPKPRRYITSPDVPVGYVNPPITSPISPDPNKGLASTSLPSAVDKELTIASPTSVLKGPVVTSKPPAANMESAMSSNIPPIANKEPAVCTLTTSATNKPTVTCNKLAVNIHRLPEQCSVVLNKDPKLAQFALHSINADKQNRQMIKDTNKIEEQSRKRKLFATDTGIDCKRVMHCAQQLSAEEFLDVNSETIAKEMSTPIIAKNKEKDKDKEESSCPIKDSILCRMIENYGVVTVKPFYRIVPDAISRPICEKIEAEVSKINEMASGKEQAMEKFVMDLQKYNYKHFVIGLMKYLTKPDRKLELFSKTSALLAPAMTKSEEVLLYVIRRLRTYWQPVDIVNLILTDIEYVLFQLNRTPEFDVIESASHFFALVCRYFKKLKRLRMFMLDAMYCIQFKAVPLVKQCLEVWRNVIPLAHMSKARTPIVTCLVYLLHFYKCDDRYNRVQDIRNILHRKYHYEIMEWNERKMLDMFRNAIKELKDIPLQRKMLRLALIILAKRHGPRWTQKNIIKNLIQPLIEKETTPLVVREFCLSAIGCLMKPYPIDMKVHCEIAINQLMDILKTSTCQRIDEAVISSLVMLSRHNHLRINEMLAGRKMQKMSTEVEQLIRDYIRTKPIKMWKDILPKIPVLSVEI